The window TTTTTATTCCCGATCTCTGGCCAAATAGTATCTGCTTATGTCTGAACACCTGGGTGCGACTAAGTGTACATAAGGACCTCAagggaaaatggaaaataatggaTAAATcagttccttacacttatatagcacttttctggacactccactcaaagtgctttacaggtaatgggaatgatgcgacggcagccatagtgcgcacagtacactcacacacatcagctgtcataGTGAGGGAGGAGCGCATAATGACGAAGctaattcagagatgggggattatttggaggccatgattgctaaaggccagggggaaatttggccaggaaaccagggtaacactcctactcttttcaagaaactccctgggattttcaGGACCTCATttttgtctcatccgaaggacagcacatttttacagtatagtatccccatcactatactgggggattaggacccacacagacagcaagttAAGCACccactgctggccccactaacaccagcagcagcctgagcttttcccaggaggtctcccattcaggtactgaccaggctcacagctgcctagcttcagtgggttgtcagatgtgagttgctgggtgatatggctactggccAATATGAAATGGCAGGCAGATATCATTTCAAAACTGAAGCTTGTAGTAAGCTTGGCAGTCGAGGGATTTACATCACACATACAAGcataaaaacacacatggaaaaactgaatgttttgggGACAGTCTTTTATCATTCTTCCATGAAGACTGCCTTTATGATTGTGTCACATTAGGCTGTATGCaacatatatttaataaaaaagtgatgtATGTACTGCTGTTAGCCAAAATGTTAATCACTTTCTCAAGAGGAGCAGCAGCACGTGAATGTGATTCGAGTCATTACAAACCTTTGGGTTGTGCCAGTTAAAACATTTCTGCTTGTAATACTCTATGACCTCCCGGTACACCTTGTAGTTGGTGATGTCGGCTTGTCCCGAGGTTTGGATTGACTGTGCTTGCTCTTTGGAGTCGGTGGATTTTTCAATGATCTGTATTACCGATGCCCGGATTAGCTCTCTTGtctgtggaaaaaaatgtgctgtttgtttttggtttcaAAAGTTTTTACTGTAGATATATATACAATCTGCATGGTTTTTAAATAAGCCTCATCTGCCTATTTACATAATCATTTTTGCTCACAGAACTTCTTTAGTAAATGTTGATCTGGCACAAAAATCTTTTAACCTCTTTACCATTTGTTGAATATGTAAATGTCTTTAATTTGTGTAAAttaaagaatttattttttcaacattGTCATCCACATGTCAAAATAGACAGCACCTGTATATCCTGATAATCACGAGTAGAATCTTTAGCGAGGGAAGGGTTTCACGAAATACAATAATAGATACTGCTCTTTTGTGCAGCACATTCCAGGTTTATTATTGAAGGAATTATtatgttttgcattcatgtgtagAACAGATGgctgatttttcttttcaggagCCATTATGTAAATGCATTTGTAACATGTTTCAGAAGTTCTTTTTGAAAACCGACATCAAATGTCAATGATATTTGATACTGACGAGCTGGAACATTGGaacacattattattaaaacaaaacagactcTAACACACCTGGGACAACCTCCTTCCTCATGGTCAGAGTGCCACACCTATAATTTACACAACCTCTATCTGGAAATCGTGGCCTATGTTTCTTTCTTTAGCATGACACTTTAGCCAATGTTAAGTCTAATTAGCTACAGGTACCTGCATCAGGTCATCTAGGTCTTTCTtgagcttttctttttcttctggggTTTTGGCAGATTGTATTTTATTCTGCAGAGTCACTACAGGAACATCAGAGCTTTTCACGACTGGATCAACCGCTGGGCTTGTCATTATAACCTGCATGACATATGGAAAGCATGGTTCAGATTAGATTCCTTTTGATTTCAAAACATCATCTCAGGCCTTAGATAATGTCAGTGGATATACTGAAATATAGTATCA is drawn from Lepisosteus oculatus isolate fLepOcu1 chromosome 9, fLepOcu1.hap2, whole genome shotgun sequence and contains these coding sequences:
- the LOC107078449 gene encoding legumain-like; this encodes MTSPAVDPVVKSSDVPVVTLQNKIQSAKTPEEKEKLKKDLDDLMQTRELIRASVIQIIEKSTDSKEQAQSIQTSGQADITNYKVYREVIEYYKQKCFNWHNPKYAYALHQLHLFSNLCEANVPMERIKTAIDVVSENLKKGDAAGC